A single window of Terriglobales bacterium DNA harbors:
- the rpoZ gene encoding DNA-directed RNA polymerase subunit omega, whose product MKLMDGFDSNYRYILVAARRARQLQGGARPLVDTHSRKPCRIAQDEVQAGKVPYIIGETKPAAVAVSEMIDQALGKR is encoded by the coding sequence ATGAAGCTGATGGACGGATTCGACAGCAACTACCGCTACATCCTGGTGGCGGCGCGGCGCGCGCGGCAGCTCCAGGGCGGCGCCCGGCCGCTGGTGGACACGCACTCGCGCAAGCCTTGCAGGATCGCTCAGGACGAGGTGCAGGCGGGCAAGGTGCCCTACATCATCGGCGAGACCAAGCCCGCGGCCGTTGCGGTCAGCGAGATGATCGACCAGGCACTGGGCAAACGCTGA